Within Wyeomyia smithii strain HCP4-BCI-WySm-NY-G18 chromosome 2, ASM2978416v1, whole genome shotgun sequence, the genomic segment GCAAGTAGCAACTGCAACGTGCAAGAAGCTTATATTCCATATAAATGTTGAACAGCCATCATATATTATATATGATGGCTGTTCAACATTTATTAGACCGATTCGTtcttttgctttcgtcttgattacaatattcattggtttgtgccaacgtaagaaccccgataacactcacggaacgcgacgagagacaggacacaacacttattgttcttacaaaacataaaaaaggaatttgatttacctttttagtcgaccggtttcgggcagcgatcttgcccatcagctggacgatgtccgactagTTGCGCATAGTAGTTGTTGTCTTCTATATATCACAATTTCACCACTGTTACAGCTTTGTCAGGTGGAAGAGCGAAGAGAGTATTGGGGGATCATCCTCATTCATTAATGGATTGTCGGCGGTGGTGAAAAGAAGACACCGTAAAAAATTGTTGGCCCTCTCACAAACGCAAGCACCAAGAAAAGCAAAGCGATCTCCACAACACATCGATAATTTTGTCGTCAATTTATCGTCCACCCAACTCACACAGCCGGAGTTGGAGTTGTTGAACAAgggattgaattttgctgtttcCCCTTCGTGCCCCCCTGTTGCCGATACAGTAAACAATATTGAAAGTGCCATTCAGTACAACAGTTTCGCATCTAAATCAGCAATTCGTCATGATGTTGAACGTTGTATGTCGAATGTAACACGCGCACAGAAGGACGATAAACAGCTGAGTTTTGATGCGTGGTGTACAATACGCCAGCTTAAGGCCCGTGATGTTGTATACTCTCGTGCGGATAAGGGGAATGCAGTGGTGATCATGGATAAACAAGATTACGATGCTCGTGTTTTAGATATGATCGCTGCTGGCCCGTACGAAGAGTACAAGTTTAAAAACGGGAAACCCAAAGATCCACTCAATACAATGACAGAAGAAGCTAACACTGTTCGGCAAAAGGTTGCGCGTCTGATGGGAGAGGATAAATTAGAACGTAAGTTTCATGTCCCCAACCCGAAAGTTGCGTCCTTGTATTGCCTGCCAAAAATCCATAAAAGTCCACTGGCGATGCGTCCTATATCGTCAAACATTTGCACACCGACGGAAAAAATGGCTGCATGGGTGGTggacgaaatgaaaaattaccCCGTAACACATGGTATGAGCGTTAAAAACTCCGTAGAACTGGTGGATTATCTAAAAGATGTAGAGATAAGAAGAGGTGAAGCTCTAGTTTCATTTGATGTCACTGCTCTGTTCCCCAGCGTTCCAGTGACTGATGCATTGAACAGCTTGCGCAGACACCTAGAACGCAAGAAAGCACCACCCAATCACATCGAAGCATATTTGCTGATTACCGAAACCTGTATGAACCAAAACTTCTTTTCGTTCAGGGGGAGGTTTTACAGGCAAGTATTTGGGCTCAGTATGGGCAACAAGTTATCCCCACTTTTGGCAGACCTTTTTATGAGTGACTTTGAGGTGGCACTATCGACCGAGAAATACTTCCCTCGAGTGTGGAAACGCTATGTGGACGATATTTTTGCAGTCGTGAAAGAACGCTATCTTATACAAACACTCGAGTTGTTGAACTCCCGTCACAGAACGATAAAGTTTACGGTAGAGAAAGAAACCGATGGGTCACTGCCATTCTTGGATCTGACGATAAAGAGAAACGGAGATAACACACTGAAGTTCTCAATATACCGAAAACCAACAGCCACAGACAGATACATAACATCCGACTCTAACCATTACGGCGCCCAGAAGCAAGCAGCATTCCATTCTATGGCAAACCGCCTATACAACATACCGATGGACAGAAAAGATTTTGAAACCGAGAGAAACAGGATACATAAAGCTGCTGAGTTGAATGGGTATGACAAAGACTttgtaaacaaaattctccGAAAACATCAACGGAAAAAACACAGGCTAAATTGCACAacactaaaaccggaaaaagaagAACAGCATAGAATCAGTCTTCCATTTTACCCAAAAATAACCAATCCCGTCCAATCCGTACTACAGAAACATGATTTCTATGCTGTTTACAAAAGTGAAAACACCTTGAAAGATCTGTTGTGCAATTCAAAAGACAAAGTACCCCCGGATGAAAAATCAGGTGTCTACCAAATCCCCTGCAAAAACTGCTCCgcggtttacattggccaaacacgaCGGAAATTAAAAGTGCGACTGCGAGAGCATAAGAATGCAGTTGACAACGATCGGGCTAATGAATCGAGCGTGGCAGCACACACCATATCCCAAAACCATGCCATCGACtgggaaaatgcaaaattattaaaaaatgtacgaaaaacatCGAACCTAAACGCATGGGAATCAATGTACATCACCACCGCCGACAATCCATTAATGAATGAGGATGATCCCCCAATACTCTCTTCGCTCTTCCACCTGACAAAGCTGTAACAGTGGTGAAATTGTGATATATAGAAGACAACAACTACTATGCGCAActagtcggacatcgtccagctgatgggcaagatcgctgcccgaaaccggtcgactaaaaaggtaaatcaaattccttttttatgttttgtaagaacaataagtgttgtgtcctgtctctcgtcgcgttccgtgagtgtcgtcttgattagacgcaaattgtttatctccgtttgagttcgcaaaataacaatacacgagttatcgtacgggtgttttttgtcgattagttcttttttttttcttcatctataatttatttgacacggcacaaatacaattcaatgtttaacggcgccaattatatctaaagcttactttctaaagtatcttaataactaatagcaaattttttatcctcgctgccgactacgaactgaaactaaatctaacttaaagctagaatgttttgcattaaaagcactgatttgttgtttgatggttttccatcgccataggtatcGCCATATTGAATAtgctccgctgctgggccaagatattacggactgacatattgggttgtctccctcggggcctgagagtatcgtgcgggtctagttgctgtttccggatccggggtcttaacgtgttcttgtcgtttggttggatgtaggcggaaggggataggactaaactggggcgtggatggatttcaggaaaacatatataagggtcatgtagggtaggctcgccaagacatcacgaacaggaacagctggccgtctacctccggcctgaagggaagctacaagtttagacctggcgtcacggtgaacaaggcatgaccaaacaacgtgctctatgtcgtgataaccttcaccacagtcacagataccgctttcttcgagcccaatacgacggagatgcgcgtcaaatctatagtggttggacatacgccgggacatcacgcaaatgaaatcccgacctacatccaaccccttgaaccacgggttcgtcgatactttggggattatggaatgtaaccaccttcccaattcccctctggtccaagcattttgccaactgatgatcgtattctgacgtacaagtgtgaaaaattcattaaaagcaattggtctttcataaatatcaccgtttgttgcgcccaccttagccaaagagtccgctttctcactgcccggtatcgagcagtgagaagggacccacgctaaggtaatctgaaacgatttttcggataaagcactcagatgttcccgtattttccccaggaaatacggagagtgcttaacatctttcatcgatcggagagcctcaatggaactgagactgtccgtaaagatgaaataatggtccgtgggcattctttcgataatccctagggtgtactgaattgcagctaattctgcgacgtaaacagaagcaggattatcgagcttatgggagacggttaaattgttattgaaaataccgaagccagtggacccatcaagaagtgatccgtcagtgtagaacatattgttgcagttgatgtttcgatatttattggaaaaaattttggggatctgctgcacgcgtaaatgatccgggattccacgagtttcttctatcatggatgtatcaaaaaacacagtagaatcagaagtatttgataagtcgacacgatttggaatattcgaagaagggctaatattttgggacatgtgattgaaatacaatgtcataaaacgggtttgagaattaagttcgattaacctttcaaaattttcaatcacgggacggttcaagacctcacatttgataagaatacgagaagacaggctccagaagcggtttttcaatggtagtactccagctaagacctccaaactcatcgtatgggtcgactgtatgcaacctaaggcgatacgcaaacaacgatattgtattcgctccagtttgatcaaatatacacccgtattcaataacagacaatatcgttgtttggtaaagccttataaggtctcctggatgggctccccaccattgtccggttattgtacgaagaaaattcactctttgttgacattttttcatcagatacctcacgtgacaaccccaggtgcctttagagtcgaaccagacaccaagatatttgtgtaccaaaacctgagaaatcgttttacccattaattgtgtttgaagctgagcaggttcatgcttcctagtaaaaactactatctcagtcttctccggagagaattcgatacctagctgtaaagcccaagcagacaaattgtccaaggtatcttgcaatggtccttgcaaatcggcagctttggctcctgtaacagagattacattgtcgtctgcaagttgtcttatcgtgcatgaatttgccagacattcgtcgatgtcatttacataaaagttgtaaagaagggggcttaaacatgagccctggggaagacccatgtagctaatgcggaaagttgccaaatcgccatgcgtaaaatgcatgtgcttttcggacaacaaattgtgcaaaaaaattgttcaaaattggagaaaatccttgccggtgaagtttacccgaaagaatgtcaataggaacggaatcaaaagcccccttaatgtccaagaacgcagacgccatttgttctttgcgagcatacgccagctgaatatctgttgaaagcaacgcaagacaatcattcgtccctttggcacggcggaagctaAATTGaatttctgatagtagaccatttgattcgacccaatcgACCCAATCCccttttttccatcaatttccggatacaggatagcattgcaatcggcctataagagttgtgatcagaagctggtttccctggtttttggatggcgatcaccttcacttgcctccaatcctgcggtacaatgttttgctccaggaacttattgaacaagttcaacaagcgcctcttggcattgccgggtagattcttcaacaagttgaatttgattctatctaacccaggcgcgttattgttacaggataggagggcaactgaaaattctgccatcgtaaaaggtgattctatcgcgtcgtggcccggagacgcatcgcgaactatgttttgctcaggaacagagtccggacatactttcctggcaaaatcaaatatccaccgacttgaagactcctcgctttcgttgaccgttacgcgattccgcattcttcggggtGTCactccaaagagtgctcatcgatgtctccctcgacgtctcgttcacgaaccgacgccaatatccgcgtttcttcgctttagccaaacttttaagcttggtatcaagctccgaataccgtaaatagtcgccaggtatacctcccttctggaaggccaaaaacgcgtcggatctttgcgtgtagacatcggagcactcttggtgccaccacggagtgggaggccgttctttgatcgttacgccgggatatttcttcgtttgggcttgcaacgcggcgtcgagaatcaagccgcgaggaggttgtattcttcaagtggtggatgatgttgaatcgactcgaccgcttttgaaatcatttcctcgtataacttccaatcgacattccgtgtgaggtcatacggaatgtcaattggtcgcatgcgagttgacccgttattaattgaaataagaataggcaaatggtcgctaccgtgaggatcgaggattaccttatatgtgcaatccaactgtagcgacgtcgaacata encodes:
- the LOC129719978 gene encoding uncharacterized protein LOC129719978 — its product is MAASRLIPPRMRQPIDFVFVRWKSEESIGGSSSFINGLSAVVKRRHRKKLLALSQTQAPRKAKRSPQHIDNFVVNLSSTQLTQPELELLNKGLNFAVSPSCPPVADTVNNIESAIQYNSFASKSAIRHDVERCMSNVTRAQKDDKQLSFDAWCTIRQLKARDVVYSRADKGNAVVIMDKQDYDARVLDMIAAGPYEEYKFKNGKPKDPLNTMTEEANTVRQKVARLMGEDKLERKFHVPNPKVASLYCLPKIHKSPLAMRPISSNICTPTEKMAAWVVDEMKNYPVTHGMSVKNSVELVDYLKDVEIRRGEALVSFDVTALFPSVPVTDALNSLRRHLERKKAPPNHIEAYLLITETCMNQNFFSFRGRFYRQVFGLSMGNKLSPLLADLFMSDFEVALSTEKYFPRVWKRYVDDIFAVVKERYLIQTLELLNSRHRTIKFTVEKETDGSLPFLDLTIKRNGDNTLKFSIYRKPTATDRYITSDSNHYGAQKQAAFHSMANRLYNIPMDRKDFETERNRIHKAAELNGYDKDFVNKILRKHQRKKHRLNCTTLKPEKEEQHRISLPFYPKITNPVQSVLQKHDFYAVYKSENTLKDLLCNSKDKVPPDEKSGVYQIPCKNCSAVYIGQTRRKLKVRLREHKNAVDNDRANESSVAAHTISQNHAIDWENAKLLKNVRKTSNLNAWESMYITTADNPLMNEDDPPILSSLFHLTKL